In a single window of the Coffea eugenioides isolate CCC68of chromosome 3, Ceug_1.0, whole genome shotgun sequence genome:
- the LOC113765929 gene encoding cytochrome b5, seed isoform-like, whose amino-acid sequence MGADDKVLGYDEVSLHNTSKDCWVIINAKAYDVTNFLDDHPGGGDVLLEAAGKDASEEFENAGHGSAARLMLDEYFVGEIDPSTKPSPKPAATAHLLSKEPKDDNAKSSGLLVKLLQFLLILGLAAGIHFFTKSSSKFEL is encoded by the exons ATGGGTGCTGATGACAAGGTTCTTGGTTATGATGAAGTTTCACTTCATAACACTTCCAAAGATTGTTGGGTCATCATAAACGCCAAG GCATATGATGTAACAAACTTTTTGGATGACCATCCGGGCGGTGGCGATGTGTTGCTAGAAGCAGCAG GAAAGGATGCAAGTGAGGAATTCGAGAATGCAGGCCATGGTAGTGCTGCAAGATTAATGCTAGATGAGTATTTTGTTGGGGAGATTGATCCATCCACCAAGCCTAGTCCCAAGCCTGCTGCTACTgcacacttgcttagtaaagaGCCTAAAGATGATAATGCAAAATCATCTGGACTCCTTGTGAAGCTTCTTCAGTTTCTGCTCATTTTAGGATTGGCTGCAGGAATACATTTTTTCACAAAGTCAAGTTCAAAATTTGAGCTTTGA